Proteins encoded by one window of Chaetodon trifascialis isolate fChaTrf1 chromosome 15, fChaTrf1.hap1, whole genome shotgun sequence:
- the rad23aa gene encoding RAD23 homolog A, nucleotide excision repair protein a: MQITLKTLQQQTIQIEIDPEQTVKALKEKIEAERGKDNFPVSGQKLIYAGKILQDDTPIKDYKIDEKNFVVVMVSKAKPAAAASPPASEAPKPPVQDSGSTSTAVPAATPASAPAPTPAATPIPSEEAKEEPSAAATEPQQPASSSGGGQGLDASSALVTGAEYETMLTEIMSMGYERERVVAALRASFNNPHRAVEYLLTRIPSSPVQESHPPAQAPQSGPTEAPASLAEGENPLAFLRTQPQFLHMRQAIQQNPALLPALLQQLGRENPQLLQQISLHQELFIQMLNEPVGEGGEASDVGEMGAAGEEGAPVNYIQVTPQEKEAIERLKALGFPEALVIQAYFACEKNENLAANFLLNQGLEDD, from the exons ATGCAAATCACgcttaaaacactgcaacagcaGACTATTCAGATTGAGATAGACCCCGAGCAAACG GTGAAGGCCTTGAAAGAGAAGAtagaagcagaaagaggaaaagacaacTTTCCTGTATCGGGGCAGAAGCTGATATACGCTGGAAAAATCCTGCAAGATGACACACCTATTAAAGACTACAAAATTGATGAGAAGAATTTTGTTGTAGTGATGGTGTCCAAG GCTAAGCCTGCAGCTGCCGCCTCGCCTCCAGCCTCAGAAGCCCCCAAGCCCCCTGTACAGGACTCTGGCTCCACGTCAACAGCTGTCCCAGCCGCAACCCCAGCCTCAGCCCCAGCCCCAACCCCAGCAGCTACCCCCATCCCCTCCGAGGAGGCCAAAGAGGAGCCAAGTGCCGCAGCCACAGAACCACAGCAACCAGCCAG CTCCAGTGGCGGGGGTCAAGGCCTGGATGCGTCCTCAGCACTTG TGACTGGAGCCGAATATGAGACCATGTTGACAGAGATCATGTCTATGGGCTATGAAAGGGAGAGAGTGGTGGCTGCACTACGGGCCAGTTTCAACAACCCCCACAGAGCTGTGGAGTACCTTCTCACT CGTATTCCCAGCAGCCCAGTCCAGGAGAGTCATCCCCCAGCGCAGGCCCCCCAATCTGGACCCACAGAAGCCCCGGCATCTCTAGCAGAGG gagagaACCCACTTGCATTCCTGCGGACCCAGCCCCAGTTTCTGCACATGAGACAGGCCATCCAGCAGAACCCTGCTCTGCTACCAGCTCTCCTCCAGCAACTAGGCAGGGAGAACCCTCAGCTTCTACAG CAAATCAGTCTGCATCAGGAGCTGTTCATCCAGATGTTGAACGAGCCAgtgggagaggggggagaggcgTCAGATGTTGGAGAGATGGGGGCAGCAGGGGAGGAGGGCGCACCTGTCAACTATATCCAGGTTACACCTCAGGAGAAGGAAGCCATCGAAAGG TTAAAAGCGTTGGGTTTCCCTGAGGCTCTGGTGATCCAGGCCTACTTTGCCTGTGAGAAGAACGAGAACCTGGCAGCCAACTTTCTCCTCAACCAGGGACTGGAAGATGACTGA